The Novipirellula aureliae sequence CCCATCCGTGGGTTTATTGGCTGAATCAATGTCAACAGTGGACTTGTGACGATCAACTGCCTCCAACCAGCGACAAGAATACGCTCGCAAGAGCCAGCGCCGTCAGCGACACTTCGCTCGTCGAGCAGGGTGGCGTCGTTCGCGAGACCTCTCGTCGATTGACCACCGACAATTACCTTCCGACTCTCGAGCAGCCCGAGATCTTGACGAATGAGGGCAAAAGTATCGCCGCCGTACGGCAATCGGTTGATGACTTGGATGCGCGTTTAAGATCGCAAACGTTCTTGTTGACTTACCGAAACCAGAATGTGCAACGAGCTGGACAAGCTCGCTTTGATCTCGATGTTCGCTTGTTTACGCTCGAACACGCAGCACGCACACTGAATGAATTTTGGTGTGAAGCAAGACCAAGCGAATTTGCTTTTTGCGTCTCTGCTGCGACTCGGCTTCTACAATCGGGAGGATTCCGCTTGACGCATCGCATCGATAACGTTGATTTGGACGATCGCGTCCGAAACTGTGAAAAATCGATCGATGATCGCTCAACGCTTAAGGCCAAACCGATTGGTGAGTTTGCCAATGGGGCATTGTTGAATCTAGTGAGTGACAAGCCAGTCGACTTTGAATTCGAATGCCCAGCCGTTTTACCGAGCGGTAGCATTAGCATTCGTACTCGGGCGCAGTCTCCGCTATTGGCGAATGAACCATCCAAGGGCGGGCCGTTGTCGACGTCAATCGTCGTCCCGAGTGACATGCAACCTGAGGATGATTTTTTCGAAGTGAAGAGCTTCTTCCGAGGGTTAAGGCGAAACGGTGGAATGTCACTCCGACACATGGGGCAAGCTCAAACGGTCGTATACGAGTTACCTCGATATGACGCTCCAAAAGCCTTCGTCAAAACCGATCCGAAAGCAGCCGAAAGGATTGTGTTTGTGTTCGATTGCTCGTTATCGATGAACAAGTCGTCGGGCAATATGTCTCGGCTCGATGATGCAAGAGAATCCTTAAAAGCTTTTCTGAAAGTCTTGAATGCGCGTCGTGCTAATGTCGGGCTGATCCTATTTGGAAACCGCTATGGATGGGTTCAAGACGAAGATGATCGCTTAGTCAAAGACGCGGCGGCAAGCGGACGCAAATATAAAACCGTGACGATCCGTAATCGGATGCTTGTCCCCCTACCGTCCCTAGCGCTGACGGATACCGATGCTAGACATCACCCCGACACCGACGTCCAGGTCGTTTCGGAGCTATCGCAAATGGATAATGCTCACCTTAATGGATTGATTGGACAACTCAACAATACCAACGCAATCGGTGTCACACCCACCTACTTGGCAATCGACCAAGCCTATGACGTGATCGGTCGTGACCCGGGACACATCATCGTCCTGACCGACGGAAAACCGTTCCTGACCGGCGGACGCCCTTCGCCCGATCGAGCTCGCGCTATCGCAAAATTTCAACAAAGATCGAATAGTGTTCGATTGAGCATCGTGAGTTTCGCGAATACTGACAAACAGCTCGATTTGCGCAGCGACTTCAAGGGGTGTGTGGTCAACGCAAAAGACGGGCGAGAATTGTCCGATTTGCTGGAAAAAACGTTGGCCGAAACGGGGGTGGTTTGGAAAAAGGACAATGAAGCCGCCAGCGACCGAGTCGAGCTGGGGCGAACCGTCGCGATTAAGCGTTGGCCGCCAAGCAACTCGAAAACACTGCCCGGTCAATTGGTTCGCCAGCCACTGCGATATGATGTCCAAGCGACAAGCGGTACAAAGGAACCTGCAAATGCGGCCGTGCGGGTCACAGGAGGCGAGGCGTTTCAATTCGAAGTCCAAGGTGAACAACTAGAGCATATCCCCTTTCCTCGCCATCAACATGTTTTCGAAGAACTAGCGATTGAGGATCAAAGTAGCCGCTTTACCGTCCTGGCATTGCCGCCTGACTTGTCAAACAATCGTGAGTTGACACTCAGGCTAGTCGTCGAAAACGAAAACCGATCGGCCTTTACTCCTCGCCCAAGTGATGTGTGGATTGATTTGGTTGGCTACAATTCGCGAACATCCGAAAAAGCCACGTATTCGATCAGCGTAGCAGAGTTTGAACTGAATCAGCCCGTGCCCGTACTGATATGCCGCGTCCGCGATTGGCCACTCTGGGCAACACGTGTCCAAATCGATCTGGCACTGCGTTTTGCTGACCCCGAAGCACCTCGTAGTTCTCTATCGCTTGATCGAGCCGGTAGCTTTTCGCTTGCGGAAGTAAAGGATGTCTCGTTCCGCGTTACCAGATCAAGGGGCCAGACACAGCGTTTTACAATCACTGAAACGCATTCACCTGGGGTTGCGACTGAGCGGTTGCGGATCCAGAGCGACCCGATGCCCGACGAACTCGAAACGCGATACTACCCCAATGATGGAATCGTTGTTCGCGATTTTAGCTATTCACAAACGCCAGACGATTTGCAAGTCTTCGTAACCGAGAAAGACAAGATTATCGAAGGGGCAACCGTCCGAGCAAGAGGAAGCATCGCGGTCAGCCGAGGACGCTAACTCGCTCGTCTATCTATCAAGAACTTGAAACCTAGATAGTGGAAGATTTTGAGTGAATCGATAGGGAAGTTGCAAAGCAATAATCCACTACTTACTATTTCGGCCTGATCAAATTTCGGCCTGATCAAACAATACGCCCCCAAAACCGGTTGATATGGCCCTCGCCGTTGACGCAAATGAAAGTATTGTCCAGCCGGCAGTTGAGATAGGGCCAGTCTTGGCCAACAACAGCAAAGCACCATGTCAGTACGATTTCCTAGATGCCAAGTATCTGTCATGCCTTCCGCATGTATTGCCTCAGCTGAATCTGGAGTTTGCCGCTGATCGGATTATTCGATTGTCCGAAGGAGGGCTTTACGATGACACGATCTCGACGAACATTTGCCGCCCATGAAAAAGCCGCGGTTGTGAAGCGATACTTGGTCGACAATGTTCCCGTTTCCGACCTCTGCGACGCTCCTTGGGCTACAACCCATGCAAATCTACTAATGGCAGAAGCAGCTCTTTGGCAACGCGAAAGACAAAAAGATCGAGGCCCTCGAAGCTAAGATCCAGCTCAAAAACGAAGTCGTCGCTGAACTTCTTCAGGAGCACGTTCAGCTAAAAAAAGGGCTCTAACCCGGATGATTCATGGGCTTGCAAATTGTTTTGCTAACGTCTACGCCTTCAAGCGTTTACGTTCATTGCTCGAAAAACAGTCTGCGTATTAGCCGTTTTGGCGTTAGCGGGCTGTCGATTTAATCGGTTTGACTCGACTGATTGTTTAACGCCAAGCCATAGGCGACCGCTTATGGAAAAGCTGTCGCCTTCGGCTAGGCGTTAAACGATTAAATCGACAGGCCGCTATCGCCAAAACGGCTAATGAATAATCCGGGCTAAGCAAGTTACTCCTCAGCAGAGCCAGGCCGGAGGCCGAAACATCCTTGCCGGTGAGCGTGAGCCACCGGGATGGCGATTAACGCTGCTTTGC is a genomic window containing:
- a CDS encoding vWA domain-containing protein, which produces MRGNHSREERSGWRKSTRKSAAPIANAGGFGSRGRDRRQLVFRVSALATLAIGLVVIFIVYLLRQPDRDVPLIAIAVSQSAPRNDSDPLSAPPNPFAYEDVELFNKWFNADSNQHVLFHGRVAEHTGPMERSTGDEKTLVNKVTRAIATAVPGGPGDDMIAVFLTAHGLVHENIPYFLVGDSVPDDPSTWVSVKSLLDGIDQELKQHSTPDCRVILFIDAMRGGDIWEWGKFDDSFTRRCREVTEDAKVDRIAVFLSSDKGERSWWNPGRGSSLFAGAIIQAFTGKGDLNDDGYVTVGEIAEKLRSQVSTEAEVIWSASQHPLLLGEAARSWKVIQQPRELPSPVIDPVDTDRLAKTFDRIDRLWQRHNQLEKHSHPPLATNPVAWSVLEKHLARLDQLALSGKHYMSEQEDLLGSCDKVLSEFESGSPAAPSPIDLPELRLVDYFHDPMPISEAQREFYNAWAKEPLAQKIQVPEGVDEESIIRLLWPWLEERSFQPEAMQAAVQLIDKSKVAENTPARFLETHLIRLMTADDLSGVEPDVAKWVAETNRASRDAILTPDLRAYFWIRQPSIQADLLRMNDVDRVFSPGANKGAGDRLERMRGSQYAELVRQGESVSMAYRLRDQMLHEIPRLSQTLLSDVGAFLDEEKASRSIPLIVNATREANCLAAKLRLAEIGSLTNPSTAVSDVVIQTEQASKAFEKLRGRLDERVRSVSQNVAGDERGLRQSVALLHGAAVNHADQRRSIHTRILEMVKPLSVRSSELVVTAGSESAKNGDHSGQAIETDELDRVVMIEKTHPWVYWLNQCQQWTCDDQLPPTSDKNTLARASAVSDTSLVEQGGVVRETSRRLTTDNYLPTLEQPEILTNEGKSIAAVRQSVDDLDARLRSQTFLLTYRNQNVQRAGQARFDLDVRLFTLEHAARTLNEFWCEARPSEFAFCVSAATRLLQSGGFRLTHRIDNVDLDDRVRNCEKSIDDRSTLKAKPIGEFANGALLNLVSDKPVDFEFECPAVLPSGSISIRTRAQSPLLANEPSKGGPLSTSIVVPSDMQPEDDFFEVKSFFRGLRRNGGMSLRHMGQAQTVVYELPRYDAPKAFVKTDPKAAERIVFVFDCSLSMNKSSGNMSRLDDARESLKAFLKVLNARRANVGLILFGNRYGWVQDEDDRLVKDAAASGRKYKTVTIRNRMLVPLPSLALTDTDARHHPDTDVQVVSELSQMDNAHLNGLIGQLNNTNAIGVTPTYLAIDQAYDVIGRDPGHIIVLTDGKPFLTGGRPSPDRARAIAKFQQRSNSVRLSIVSFANTDKQLDLRSDFKGCVVNAKDGRELSDLLEKTLAETGVVWKKDNEAASDRVELGRTVAIKRWPPSNSKTLPGQLVRQPLRYDVQATSGTKEPANAAVRVTGGEAFQFEVQGEQLEHIPFPRHQHVFEELAIEDQSSRFTVLALPPDLSNNRELTLRLVVENENRSAFTPRPSDVWIDLVGYNSRTSEKATYSISVAEFELNQPVPVLICRVRDWPLWATRVQIDLALRFADPEAPRSSLSLDRAGSFSLAEVKDVSFRVTRSRGQTQRFTITETHSPGVATERLRIQSDPMPDELETRYYPNDGIVVRDFSYSQTPDDLQVFVTEKDKIIEGATVRARGSIAVSRGR